The Clostridiaceae bacterium HFYG-1003 genome includes a window with the following:
- a CDS encoding acetylornithine transaminase: protein MSNLFPTYSRYDIKPVEGKGSYITDDKGDKYLDYIAGIAVLNLGHCPANVEAAVIDQVKTLWHMSNLLPSDVQDSVASQLTGAAHFTRVFFCNSGAEANEAAIKLARKFTGRSKFITFQDSFHGRTFATMSATGQDKIKKGFGEMLGTFLHIPYNQPEILKDYIDEDTAGVIVETVQGEGGIIPASEEFLKEIENLCRQSGAVFIVDDVQAGIGRTGKAFSFQHYDIKPDLLTLAKGLGNGLPVGALLGDERFIDAFGSGSHGSTFGGNYIAMAAANEVLHTIFQEDFLREVTEKGEYFRARLKEALKDSEQVVDIRGKGLLIGIEINTPIADMVKKVHAQKLLVLSAGTNVLRILPPLNTTYDELDEAVEKIRTAFASDTASISAE from the coding sequence ATGAGCAATTTATTCCCGACTTACAGCAGATACGATATCAAGCCGGTAGAGGGCAAAGGATCCTACATCACGGATGACAAGGGGGATAAGTACCTGGATTATATTGCCGGGATCGCGGTTTTGAACCTGGGACATTGTCCCGCCAATGTCGAAGCAGCCGTCATCGATCAGGTGAAAACGCTCTGGCATATGTCCAATCTGCTCCCCAGCGACGTTCAGGATTCCGTCGCCAGTCAGCTCACTGGTGCAGCTCATTTTACCCGGGTATTTTTCTGCAACAGCGGCGCTGAGGCCAATGAAGCAGCCATCAAGCTGGCACGAAAATTCACCGGCCGGAGCAAATTCATTACGTTCCAGGACAGCTTCCATGGCCGGACCTTTGCCACCATGTCCGCCACCGGGCAGGATAAAATCAAGAAAGGCTTCGGTGAGATGCTGGGGACATTTCTCCACATCCCCTACAATCAGCCGGAGATTCTCAAGGACTACATTGACGAGGATACCGCCGGTGTCATCGTGGAGACCGTTCAGGGCGAAGGCGGAATCATCCCTGCCAGTGAGGAATTCCTCAAGGAGATCGAGAACCTTTGTCGCCAAAGCGGCGCGGTCTTCATTGTGGATGATGTGCAGGCCGGAATCGGCCGCACCGGAAAAGCCTTCAGTTTTCAGCATTATGATATCAAGCCGGATCTCCTGACCCTGGCCAAAGGCCTGGGCAACGGTCTGCCCGTGGGAGCCCTGCTGGGCGATGAGCGTTTCATCGATGCGTTCGGCTCGGGAAGCCACGGAAGCACCTTCGGCGGCAACTACATCGCCATGGCTGCGGCCAATGAAGTTCTCCATACGATCTTCCAGGAGGATTTCCTGCGGGAGGTCACCGAAAAAGGCGAATACTTCAGAGCCAGACTCAAAGAAGCACTGAAAGACAGCGAGCAAGTCGTTGACATCCGCGGCAAGGGACTTCTCATCGGAATTGAGATCAACACCCCCATCGCTGATATGGTCAAAAAAGTCCATGCTCAAAAACTCCTGGTCCTCTCCGCCGGAACCAATGTTCTGCGGATCCTTCCGCCCCTCAATACCACCTATGACGAACTGGATGAGGCAGTTGAGAAGATCCGAACGGCGTTCGCCAGTGATACCGCTTCAATATCTGCCGAATAA
- a CDS encoding SH3 domain-containing protein, protein MRRKMSSHTVRRLAALTLFTGLFFTSVLVSALPAEAAMALTNARVNFRTGPSTSYSVIRKLPGTTPVDVISHGTKWSKINDSGEIGYISTAYIKFTSTGRITGRVNLRSSGSLSGAIISKIPRGETVRVLAGPVKGWYKVTWRTKTGYIYKNYVAVDETAALKAELDKPSIGLVFAFNLGKFSAFNPTVSWNIATDPYPSKLLVVTKVKGSTVEVAKAKLTGDDRIVIPGEVIRDWKTTSNYEVIKITYNDPETIPFHFITVTEPGGKKTTQSLRTSMKAVLDWASFTYD, encoded by the coding sequence ATGAGAAGAAAAATGTCGTCACATACGGTCAGAAGATTGGCCGCACTTACTCTTTTCACCGGGCTGTTTTTCACTTCCGTCCTTGTAAGTGCTTTGCCTGCCGAGGCTGCCATGGCTCTCACCAATGCCAGAGTTAATTTCCGCACGGGACCTTCCACCAGTTATTCCGTCATCCGCAAACTTCCTGGGACGACTCCCGTGGATGTCATCAGCCATGGCACCAAATGGTCCAAGATCAATGATTCCGGAGAAATCGGCTATATCTCCACTGCTTACATCAAGTTTACCTCCACCGGCCGGATCACCGGTCGGGTCAACCTGCGCTCCTCGGGCAGCCTCTCAGGTGCCATCATCAGCAAGATCCCCAGAGGGGAAACTGTCCGGGTATTGGCCGGTCCGGTGAAGGGGTGGTACAAAGTCACCTGGAGAACAAAAACCGGATACATCTACAAAAATTACGTTGCAGTGGATGAGACCGCCGCTTTGAAAGCGGAACTGGACAAACCTTCCATCGGTCTGGTTTTTGCCTTTAATCTGGGTAAGTTTTCGGCCTTCAACCCAACTGTTTCCTGGAATATCGCGACGGATCCCTATCCCTCCAAACTGCTGGTGGTAACGAAAGTCAAAGGCTCCACAGTGGAAGTTGCCAAAGCCAAACTGACCGGCGATGACCGCATCGTGATCCCCGGAGAAGTCATTCGCGACTGGAAAACCACTTCGAATTACGAGGTCATCAAGATCACTTACAACGATCCGGAAACCATCCCCTTCCATTTTATCACTGTCACGGAACCAGGCGGCAAAAAGACCACCCAGAGTCTGCGTACGAGCATGAAAGCGGTACTGGACTGGGCATCCTTCACTTATGATTAA
- a CDS encoding transposase, with protein MYYDFLVKIPENTGKITVNRRGETTYIEYTYARHYNAEKKYNVPQRTTIGKQSRVDPAMMQPNQNFIKFFPEVALPDERNHSDRSSCLRVGAFLVIRKIMEEYKLPEILSDYWDNRGVGLFLDLAAYSIICENNAGQYYPDYAYNHPLLTEDMTIYSDSTVSRFLSSITSDDKVGFLNQWNASRNHREQIYISYDSTNKNCQAGDIEMAEFGHPKDDQGVPIFNYSIAYDVDNKEPLFYETYPGSIVDVSQLQFMLEKAKGYGYRKIGFILDRGYFSKKNIQYMDACQYDFVIMVKGMASFVEKIILKHKGSFEKKRSCVIPEYQAYGKTIQKKLYADDEMDRYFHLYHKVKKESAERGCLEDKIQKMAEFLKKQEGKSLTFGDAYHEYFEIFTHEKNDGTKKFLYAKEKSEVIEKEIDLCGYFVIVTSKKMTAAEALSLYKSRDASEKLFRGDKSYLGNKSLRVAGNESAAAKIFIEFVALIVRCKIYTQLKAMMKEMAKKPNYMTVPAALKELEKIEMVRQMDNVYRLDHAITATQKTILKAFGIDENYIKTSATRLSELLKVAAMPERDEEDGAYEEDNLY; from the coding sequence ATGTACTACGATTTTCTCGTAAAGATTCCGGAAAATACAGGCAAAATTACGGTGAACCGGCGCGGTGAAACCACTTATATTGAATACACCTATGCCCGTCATTACAACGCCGAAAAGAAGTATAACGTTCCCCAGCGAACTACGATTGGAAAACAGTCCAGGGTGGATCCAGCGATGATGCAGCCAAACCAAAATTTTATCAAGTTTTTCCCAGAGGTCGCCCTGCCCGATGAACGGAATCATTCCGATCGCAGCAGTTGCCTTCGTGTCGGGGCATTTCTTGTCATTCGCAAGATCATGGAAGAATACAAACTACCTGAAATTCTTTCCGATTACTGGGACAACCGAGGTGTCGGACTGTTTCTTGATCTGGCTGCTTATTCTATTATCTGTGAAAATAATGCCGGGCAATACTATCCGGATTACGCCTACAATCATCCGCTCCTAACAGAGGACATGACGATCTACAGTGACTCCACGGTATCTCGGTTTCTCTCATCGATAACAAGCGATGACAAAGTCGGATTCCTCAATCAATGGAATGCATCCCGGAATCACCGGGAGCAGATTTATATTTCCTACGATTCAACCAACAAAAACTGTCAGGCCGGCGACATCGAGATGGCTGAATTCGGGCATCCCAAGGATGATCAGGGCGTCCCCATATTCAATTATTCGATTGCCTATGATGTGGATAATAAAGAGCCGCTATTTTATGAAACCTACCCCGGCAGTATCGTCGACGTGTCCCAGTTGCAATTTATGTTGGAGAAGGCAAAAGGATATGGCTATCGCAAGATTGGTTTTATTCTTGATCGAGGATATTTCAGCAAGAAAAATATTCAGTACATGGACGCGTGCCAGTATGATTTCGTGATCATGGTCAAGGGGATGGCTTCTTTTGTCGAAAAGATCATCTTGAAACATAAAGGCAGCTTTGAGAAAAAGAGGTCTTGCGTGATTCCTGAATATCAGGCCTACGGGAAAACGATTCAGAAGAAGCTCTATGCGGATGATGAAATGGATCGATATTTCCATCTCTATCATAAAGTGAAAAAAGAAAGTGCAGAGCGTGGATGCCTGGAAGATAAAATTCAAAAAATGGCGGAATTTCTAAAAAAACAGGAGGGAAAGTCGCTGACATTCGGAGATGCCTATCACGAGTATTTTGAAATCTTTACCCATGAAAAGAATGATGGCACAAAAAAGTTTCTTTATGCAAAAGAAAAGAGCGAAGTGATTGAGAAGGAAATTGATCTTTGCGGATACTTTGTGATCGTCACGTCCAAAAAAATGACAGCAGCAGAAGCGCTCTCGTTGTATAAGAGCCGAGATGCATCAGAGAAGCTATTCCGTGGAGACAAATCCTACCTGGGCAATAAAAGCCTGCGAGTCGCGGGGAATGAGTCTGCCGCCGCGAAGATATTCATTGAATTTGTGGCGTTGATTGTGCGGTGCAAGATTTATACGCAACTAAAAGCAATGATGAAAGAAATGGCAAAGAAGCCGAATTACATGACCGTTCCAGCTGCGCTGAAAGAGCTGGAAAAAATCGAAATGGTGCGGCAGATGGATAACGTATACCGGCTTGATCACGCCATAACCGCAACACAAAAGACGATACTGAAAGCCTTCGGTATCGATGAAAACTATATCAAAACCAGCGCAACGAGATTAAGTGAGCTGTTAAAAGTGGCCGCGATGCCAGAAAGGGATGAGGAAGATGGCGCGTACGAGGAAGACAATCTCTATTGA
- a CDS encoding ErpK protein, with the protein MRKMARTRKTISIDEKIAQAKENFEKAKAKYDNAAKELEDLQEKQRSIQRNELIKAVEKSGKTYAEIMAFLGSID; encoded by the coding sequence ATGAGGAAGATGGCGCGTACGAGGAAGACAATCTCTATTGACGAGAAGATAGCCCAGGCAAAGGAGAATTTTGAAAAGGCTAAGGCCAAGTATGATAATGCCGCGAAGGAACTCGAAGACCTCCAGGAAAAGCAGAGGTCAATTCAAAGAAACGAACTGATCAAAGCTGTTGAGAAAAGCGGCAAAACTTATGCTGAAATCATGGCATTTCTTGGGAGTATCGATTGA
- a CDS encoding IS1634 family transposase: MNIIDVKNKKNGVIYVYESIDYWDKEKKQSRSKRVCIGKRDEQGNLIPSKRLTQPPVSTVIKPGPTPSTSTRHGYFGATYLFDAIGEQLGITQDLKVCFPQIYKKILSVAYYLILEDRNSLLRFPKWDRTHFHPHGACISSQRSSDLFSMITEEAKERFFRLQGKRRMENEYWAYDTTSISSYSESLKQVKYGMNKDHDPLPQINLALLFGEDSGLPFYYRKLAGNISDISTLKKLLADLKQLDFGKVKLVMDRGFYSEANINALYQNNLKFLIATKVSLKFVRKELDKVRDSIKTRTNYNSIYQLYSHSTAIEWNYSQTRPRKGDVIKDTRRMYLHIYYSSEKALEHESRFNLMLDQLEAELTSGNRKPENEKQYAKYFELSDTPVRGIKIIPKQDAITRAEKDYGFFALLSNDIKDPIIALEIYRNKDLVEKAFGNLKERLNLRRTAVSSESSLDGKLFVQFIALIFMSHLKKTMADKGLFQNYTMQELLDELDVIEAFENPGKALQVGEVTKKQEGLYTNLGVDPPSTL, encoded by the coding sequence ATGAATATCATCGATGTCAAAAACAAGAAAAACGGAGTTATCTACGTCTACGAATCCATCGACTACTGGGACAAAGAGAAGAAACAGTCTCGAAGTAAGCGTGTTTGTATTGGCAAACGTGATGAACAGGGCAATCTGATCCCTTCCAAACGACTCACTCAACCTCCGGTCTCCACTGTGATTAAACCAGGGCCGACTCCATCTACTTCCACTCGGCATGGTTATTTTGGCGCTACGTATCTGTTTGATGCGATCGGGGAGCAGCTGGGCATCACACAAGACTTGAAGGTATGCTTTCCGCAGATTTATAAGAAGATCCTTTCCGTGGCCTACTATTTGATTTTGGAGGACCGCAACTCCCTTCTTCGTTTCCCGAAATGGGATAGGACCCATTTTCATCCACATGGGGCCTGCATCTCTTCCCAACGAAGCAGTGATCTGTTCTCGATGATTACGGAAGAAGCAAAAGAACGTTTCTTTCGCTTGCAGGGCAAGCGCCGGATGGAAAATGAATATTGGGCCTATGATACCACCAGCATTTCGTCCTATTCAGAGTCTCTCAAACAAGTCAAATATGGGATGAACAAGGATCATGATCCGCTTCCCCAGATTAACCTGGCGCTGCTCTTTGGAGAAGACTCAGGCTTGCCGTTCTACTACAGAAAGCTGGCCGGCAACATCAGCGATATCTCGACCCTGAAGAAATTGCTGGCCGACTTAAAGCAACTTGATTTTGGCAAAGTTAAACTGGTCATGGATCGTGGCTTTTACAGTGAAGCCAACATCAATGCCCTTTATCAGAACAACCTGAAATTCCTGATTGCCACCAAAGTATCCCTGAAGTTTGTGCGAAAAGAATTAGACAAAGTCAGAGACAGCATAAAAACAAGGACCAACTACAACTCAATCTATCAGTTATACAGCCATTCCACCGCCATTGAATGGAACTACTCTCAAACAAGACCCCGCAAAGGCGATGTCATCAAGGATACTCGCCGCATGTATCTGCACATCTATTACAGTAGCGAGAAGGCGTTGGAACATGAGAGCCGCTTCAATCTGATGCTGGATCAGTTGGAGGCTGAGCTTACGAGCGGAAATCGAAAACCAGAGAACGAGAAGCAGTACGCCAAATACTTTGAACTGTCAGATACCCCGGTACGTGGAATCAAGATCATTCCCAAACAGGATGCCATCACTCGAGCTGAAAAGGACTATGGCTTTTTCGCGCTGTTAAGTAACGACATCAAGGATCCCATCATAGCCTTGGAGATTTACCGTAACAAAGATCTGGTCGAGAAGGCGTTTGGGAATCTTAAAGAAAGGCTCAATCTGAGGCGAACTGCAGTCTCATCTGAAAGCTCGCTGGACGGAAAGCTGTTTGTCCAATTCATTGCCCTGATTTTTATGTCCCATTTGAAAAAGACGATGGCCGATAAGGGTCTATTCCAAAACTACACCATGCAGGAGCTACTAGACGAACTTGATGTCATAGAAGCATTTGAAAATCCAGGGAAGGCTCTCCAAGTAGGCGAAGTGACCAAGAAGCAGGAAGGCTTGTATACGAACTTGGGAGTAGACCCGCCATCCACGTTATAA
- a CDS encoding class A sortase, translating into MMMWKKIAAVVLILVGIVLIFSDRINDQYINYQAKNTIKEAMEITPVQIKENTEQTLPGPLEEERFDFDQVKAININESWQSLLDQVLAQEPEKPVPGTGTAVTNPGTTGGNKGPTATMSEEQAKAELKKYSQKYIIGIIKIPAIRLELGILKGVLNRNLYMGAGTMRSDQVMGERNYPLAAHHTQSYGVLFNRVPELKAGQMLYITDKETIYTYRVYTRKKVHETEIEVIYDSVAKDRGKPVLTLSTCFNLKEPESRIIVQGELVGSQPYSEETFAALK; encoded by the coding sequence ATGATGATGTGGAAAAAAATAGCAGCCGTTGTTTTGATCCTGGTCGGCATTGTTCTGATTTTCTCTGATCGGATCAATGATCAATATATTAATTATCAGGCGAAGAACACCATAAAGGAAGCAATGGAGATTACGCCGGTTCAGATCAAGGAGAATACAGAGCAAACCCTTCCGGGTCCTCTGGAGGAGGAGCGCTTTGATTTTGATCAGGTGAAAGCAATTAACATCAATGAATCCTGGCAGTCCCTTCTGGATCAGGTACTGGCACAGGAACCGGAGAAGCCTGTCCCTGGCACGGGAACCGCAGTGACGAACCCCGGGACAACCGGAGGAAACAAGGGACCGACCGCTACCATGTCGGAAGAACAGGCCAAGGCGGAACTCAAGAAATACTCTCAGAAATATATCATCGGCATCATTAAAATCCCGGCAATCCGATTGGAACTGGGGATCTTGAAAGGGGTGCTCAACCGGAATCTGTACATGGGAGCCGGTACGATGCGCTCGGATCAGGTCATGGGCGAACGAAATTATCCCCTGGCAGCTCACCACACCCAGTCTTATGGCGTTCTCTTCAACCGGGTTCCGGAGCTGAAGGCCGGGCAGATGCTGTATATTACGGATAAGGAAACTATTTATACCTATCGGGTATACACCCGCAAGAAAGTCCATGAGACGGAAATCGAAGTGATTTATGACTCCGTGGCCAAAGATCGCGGGAAACCCGTATTGACTCTTTCCACCTGCTTTAACCTGAAAGAGCCAGAATCACGTATTATAGTTCAGGGAGAGCTCGTTGGCAGTCAGCCTTACAGTGAAGAAACATTCGCTGCTCTGAAATAA
- a CDS encoding radical SAM protein encodes MHEVEVKGILSARNGMNLYRGCSHGCIYCDSRSTCYQMNHVFEDIKVKRNCLEVLESELRRKRTKCMISTGAMSDPYLPLERTLQYTRKSLELIRDLGFGATVLTKSDLVLRDLDVIEALHRSTRFVLQMTLTTYDEALCAILEPHVASTRRRFEVLQRFREIGIPTVVWLSPILPFINDTKENLEGILTYCNDAGVKGIICFDMGVTLRSGDREYFYAALDRHFPGLKERYIQTYGNAYSLLSPNHPQLMAQLKSFCRENNMLCRPDQVFAYLSEFEEKNRPVQLSFFTE; translated from the coding sequence ATGCACGAAGTAGAGGTCAAGGGCATATTGTCTGCCCGAAACGGAATGAACCTGTACCGGGGCTGCAGTCACGGCTGCATTTATTGTGATTCCCGCAGCACGTGCTATCAGATGAATCATGTCTTTGAGGACATTAAGGTCAAGCGCAACTGCCTGGAAGTTCTCGAGTCAGAACTTCGGCGCAAGCGAACGAAATGCATGATCTCCACGGGGGCTATGTCGGATCCGTATCTGCCGCTGGAGAGGACATTGCAGTATACCCGAAAAAGTCTGGAGCTGATCCGGGATCTGGGCTTTGGAGCTACGGTCCTGACGAAATCGGATCTGGTTCTGCGGGATCTGGACGTCATTGAAGCCCTCCACCGCTCCACCCGGTTTGTCCTGCAGATGACTCTGACGACCTATGATGAGGCACTGTGCGCCATTCTGGAACCTCATGTGGCGAGTACCCGGCGCCGGTTTGAAGTGCTGCAGCGCTTCCGGGAAATTGGAATCCCGACGGTGGTCTGGCTCTCTCCCATCCTGCCTTTTATTAACGATACGAAAGAAAATCTGGAAGGAATTCTAACTTATTGCAATGATGCCGGTGTCAAAGGCATTATCTGCTTTGATATGGGGGTGACGCTGCGCAGCGGGGACCGCGAATATTTTTACGCCGCCCTGGATCGTCATTTCCCCGGACTGAAGGAGCGCTATATCCAAACTTATGGGAACGCCTACTCTCTGCTTAGTCCGAATCACCCCCAACTGATGGCGCAATTAAAATCCTTCTGCCGGGAAAACAATATGCTGTGCCGTCCGGATCAGGTGTTTGCCTATCTGTCTGAATTTGAAGAAAAAAACCGACCGGTTCAACTCAGTTTTTTCACTGAGTGA
- a CDS encoding MFS transporter, whose protein sequence is MTREERSWILQDFGNSAYSIAITTALLPVFYKTYAAKGLNPTDATAFWGYANSFATALIVILAPILGNLADYKGYKKKFFNFFVILAILSTAALSFIGENQWRLALFIYIITVLGSTGASIFYDAFLTDVTTDEKMDMISSQGFGFGYLGGTVGFGLSMGLILLAPSIGMPASLATKIAFVITAVWWLVFTIPFFKNIEQKYWLEGKPPKAAKVFQKLAGTFREIFQDRNLLLFFLAYFFYIDGVHTIISMATPIAIDLKLGLTETELLMILLVIQLVAFPFAILYGWLSKRVGSRIMIMVGILTYVGIAIFGLFLDTRLDFMILAFLVATAQGGIQALSRSFFGKLIPKTKSAEYFGVFNIFGKISSIFGPLLMGVVTQVTGNIQYGILSLGILFVLGLAFFLKVRSVPSNLSGGPAPDTV, encoded by the coding sequence ATGACAAGAGAAGAACGAAGCTGGATCCTGCAGGATTTTGGAAACTCCGCATATTCCATCGCGATTACAACGGCTTTGCTGCCCGTCTTCTACAAGACGTACGCTGCCAAGGGATTAAATCCCACCGATGCCACAGCCTTTTGGGGTTATGCCAACTCCTTCGCAACGGCTCTCATCGTCATCCTGGCACCTATTCTGGGAAACCTGGCGGACTATAAAGGATACAAGAAGAAATTCTTCAATTTCTTTGTGATCCTCGCCATCCTTTCCACCGCTGCCCTGTCCTTCATCGGCGAGAACCAGTGGCGGCTGGCCTTATTCATTTATATTATTACGGTGCTCGGTTCCACCGGCGCCTCCATCTTCTATGATGCTTTCCTGACGGATGTGACCACGGATGAGAAAATGGATATGATCTCCAGTCAGGGCTTTGGCTTTGGATACCTGGGAGGAACCGTCGGCTTCGGATTGTCCATGGGACTGATCCTGTTGGCGCCTTCCATCGGCATGCCGGCTTCCCTGGCCACTAAAATCGCCTTCGTTATTACCGCTGTCTGGTGGCTGGTATTCACGATTCCCTTCTTTAAAAACATCGAACAGAAATACTGGCTGGAAGGCAAGCCGCCCAAAGCTGCCAAAGTTTTCCAAAAACTGGCCGGAACCTTCCGGGAGATCTTTCAGGACCGAAATCTGCTGTTGTTCTTTCTTGCCTATTTCTTCTACATCGACGGTGTCCATACCATCATCTCCATGGCGACACCCATTGCCATTGACCTGAAACTGGGCCTCACCGAGACGGAACTGCTCATGATCCTGCTGGTCATCCAGCTGGTGGCCTTCCCCTTCGCCATCCTTTACGGCTGGTTGTCCAAGCGGGTAGGATCCCGGATCATGATCATGGTCGGTATTCTGACTTATGTAGGTATTGCCATCTTCGGTCTGTTCCTGGACACGCGCCTCGACTTCATGATCCTGGCCTTCCTCGTTGCCACAGCCCAGGGCGGAATTCAGGCCCTCAGCCGTTCCTTCTTCGGAAAACTCATTCCCAAAACCAAAAGTGCGGAGTACTTCGGCGTATTCAACATCTTTGGCAAGATCTCATCCATATTCGGCCCCCTGCTGATGGGGGTTGTCACCCAGGTCACCGGCAATATCCAGTATGGCATTCTCTCCCTGGGAATCCTGTTTGTCCTGGGTCTGGCCTTCTTCCTGAAAGTCCGGTCCGTCCCTTCAAACCTGAGCGGCGGCCCGGCACCAGATACCGTCTGA